In the genome of Xanthomonas hortorum pv. pelargonii, the window GTACGCGCGCGGCATCGGGGCGGATCTCGACCTTGTCGAAGTCGAACAGGATGCGTTCGTTCAAGGTGATCAGATAGCCGCACGGCGCGCCGGGAGGTGCGAACTTCTGCAGCAGCGGGAAGCGCCCGGCAGGCGGCACCTTCGGCAGCGGCGGCATGCGTACCTCGCGCGGCGGTGTGCCGACGGTACCGGTGCCATCGCCGCGGTTCTGCACCAGCCCGTCCGGGCCGTTCCAGGTACCCGAGCCGTCGGCGTTGATGGTGATCAGGCCGCGTGGACCGTTCCAGGTGCCGCTGCCATCGCCGTGATTGTTCACCAAGCCGCTATTGTCGCTGTTCCAGGTACCCACGCCCTTGGCGTCCAGGCTGATCAGACCGGCCGGGCCGTTGTAGGTGCCGGCACCATTGGCTTGCACCTGGATGATCGCGTCGTCGCCGCCGGCGCCGCTCGCATTGATGGTGCCGCTGCCGTCGGCGTTGACGCGGATCAAGCCGCCGTCGAAGTTGGCGGCGCCGCTGCCGTCGGCCTTGAGGTCGAAAAGCCCGCCGTCGCCGTTGCGCAGCAGATTGCCGTTGGCATCGACGCTGGTGATGCCGGCATCGTTGATCAGGGTGCCGCCATCGCCGCAACGTGCCGGCGCCATGCTGACACCTTCGATCGGGTCGAGAATGTCCTGCAGCGAGGCTTCCAGCGCGCGCTGGGCCGGGGTCACGCCGGCGATGTCCGGCACCACGATCAACGGGATGGCCGGGAACTCGGGCACCGCCTCATCGGTGGCCGGCGGCGCATCGGATGGACGCGCTGCAGTCTCCGCTGCCGGCGGCGTTGCAGCCGCAGCGTCTGCCGCGTTCTTCTGACCTTCGCCGCGGCCGCAACCGGCCAGCAGCAAGGGCACCCAGATCACTGCCGACAGCGTATTGCGCATCGCGTCTTCCTTGTTGGAGCGTGTTCGAGAGAACCGCCTGATAGCATGAGGCTGGTAAACAATGCGCTAAGAACGGCGAACAAAACCGCTGCGCGGCCGCTAGGCGTGAGTGCAGTGACTTTGTCGGTCACGTCTTGGTGAATGCAGTCAAAAGCCTAGTTAGTCGAGGGCACGGTGCCCTCGCCGCTCGCGGGAAACGCCGTGAACCCGTCCCTGGGGGCTCGGTGAAGGCATCCATGCCGCCACACGGTCCCGCAATCGGCGAGGACACCGCACCAGACAGTTATAGGTTGCCTTGTTGAAAGCCTGCCTATTTCTCGGCTTGTCTTGGAAGCTGATCGGGCGCGCCGTCACCCAAACCACGCACGTCATGCATTGCTTGCACCATGCAAAACGACACTCTCGACTTGTCCTTGCCCGCCCACCGTCGCGGGACCTTACGCGGCATGGATGCCGCGTAAGAGCCTACATGGACGTACTTGCGGCGTGTCCTGCGATGGTGGGCGGGCAAGGGCCCTGCAACCAACTCGCAGCGTCGAGCGCGCGGCGCCCTCACCGCTCGCGGGACACGCCGTGAATCCATCCCTGGAGGCTCGGTGGCGGCATCCATGCCGCCACACGGTCCCGCAATCGGCGAGGACACCGCACCAGACAGTTAGTAGGTTGCCTTGTTGAAAGCCTGCCTATTTCTCGGCTTGTCTTGGAAGCTGATCGGGCGCGCCGTCACCTAAACGACGCACGTCATGCATTGCTTGCACCATGCAAAACGACACTCTCGACTGGCCCTTGCCCGCCCACCGTCGCGGGACCTTACGCGGCATGGATGCCGCGTAAGAGCCTACATGGACGTACTTGCGGCGTGTCCCGCGACGGTGGGCGGGCAAGGGCCCTGCAGCCAACTCGCAGCGTCGAGGGCGCGGCGCCCTCACCGCACCAGATAGCTGGCCGGCTGTTTTATTGAACGCCATGCGCACCGACCATTCGCTGACCACAACGGCGTCTCGATTCTGCTTGCTTTCAGAACGTTGCCGAGGGTGCAGCCGGTATCTCGCCTTGCGCGCCGTGCGCACTCGTGTTTCCCGCCTCCTCGGCCTGCAGCTGCGCATGCAGGATGCGGCGGATCTCCAGAATCGCCTGCGGCGTTTCCTGCACGCTATGCCAGGAGGTCACTACCAGTTCCGACTCGGCGCCCTGCAGATGTGCGCTGCGATACGGCACCAGACCATCGTCGGAATCGGCCAGCGGCACCTGCGGTTTTTCGCGCCCGACGATGGTGTGGTAATGCACCTGTGGGGAGATCGGCAGGTCCATGCTGGCGCGCACGAACGGGTCGGTATCGCGCAGGTTGTCGATGCTGGTCGGCGGCAACAGCCGGCCTTTGCGTCGCGGGCCGCCGCCCTGCCCGTCACGCTCGCTGTTGGCCAGGTCCTGCAGCACATCGCCGAAGCGATCCAGCAAGGCGATCGGCAAACGCACCAAGCGGCCGACGAAGCGCCCAAGCCCACCTTCGGCCAATGGCGTACCGCGATGCGGCGCGGCAATGAAGATGGCGCGGTCTACCTGCGGCAGTGGCGAAAAATGCAGCAGCGGCGACAACTTCGCGCGCACGCGTGCGCCGCGCTCGCCTTCCAGCCGGTAGTTTTCCAGCAATGAATTCCACAACGTGTCGCCGGAAGACGACACCAGCAAGCGCCCGATCACCCCGCCCATGCTGTGGCCGATCAATACCATGTCGTGCGATGCGATGGCCGTGCCGGCCGGGTCGAAGTGCTGCAGGCTGCGCTCCACCAATGCCTGGATTTCCGCACGGTTGACCGCGACCGGCGCGTTGGTCGGGTAATACACCTGCCAGATCTGGTAGCGCTGGCGTAGCGTTTCATCGCCCATCACCTCGTTGGCCACATTGACCCAGGCTTCCGGGCTGCTGGCCAGCCCGTGCAGCATCAGCAGCACGCGTCGATCGGGATCGTAGGGCTGCATCAGATACAGATGCGGGCGATCGATACCGCGCGCGCTGCCCAGCATCGACCGCAACGACTGCGCAGCGAAGCCGGATTTGGCCAGCCACAAGCCATAGGCCGCAGTGAAGTTGGCCGCCAGCGGCACGCGCTGATCGTGCAACACCACTTCGTTCTGGCGATACGGGTCGTACGGCACCACGGTGGCGATGTTGCCGCGTAGCACGGCATCCAGCGTCTCGCCTTCGAAACGCAGCAGCAGCGTGGCCGGTGCGTACGGCATCTCGCTGAAAGTGGGCAACGGCCGCTCTGGCGATGCGACTGCAGTGGCGGCTTGTTGCAAGGCCAGCCCGGCAGGATCGCCGACCACTTGCGGGTCCACCTCGGCCACCAGCTCGGCCACCAGCTCGGCACCGAAGCCATCGCGCCGATAGGAGCTGCGCAGCCCATTGAAGCGCAAGGCCGAGGCGGCGAAGATTGCGCGTGGCGTGTTGCCGCCGCCCGGCAACCGATACGCAGACATGTCGATCGCCACCTGCCAGCGGCCCAAGGTGGTCGGTTCGCGCTCGTTTTGGCCGGTCTGCTGCGCGCGTGCGAACAGGCGTTCGATCACCTGCTGCACGGCGTAGTTGTAGTAGTCGCGCACCTGCGTCTGGCGATTTTCGAACGCACGTGCACTGGGCGGGCGGGCGCTGAAAAACAGGTACGCGTACGCATGCCGCGCGGCTTCCAGCCAGGCGTCGACTGCAGCGTCGCTCATCGTTGTCGGGTCGCGCCCGCCTAATGCAATCGCATGCGCGGTCCATAGCTCGGCTTGCGTTGCCAGACGGCGCTCCTCGCCGATGCCCGCCACGCTGGTGAGTTGCTGCAGGCATGGCAACGGGTCGCTGCGGCAGGCCTTGGGTTGCAGCCCGGCCACCTGCTGGGTCTCGCTGCTGGCCTGGCTCAACGCGCCGGTGCTGAGCACATCCCCGCGCGTGCGCGCGATGTAATCGCCGCTGCTGTGCGATTGCACCGTGACCATGGCGCAGCCGCTCAGCAACAGGCTGCCCAACACACCCGCCAACACTGCAGCGGTGCGGCGTCCACGCAGGCGCGACGTCACCGGGGTGCGCTCGTGACGGCGGCTGGCGCCGGGGCCTGCGGCATGCCGACACGGATGCGCTCGGAGAAATCTGCCGCCGTATCGGCTGCGATCGCACGTGCGGTGAAATGCCCGCGCTGCTTCAAGGTGGCAAAATCGTAGCCGGGCAGCAGGCCCTGATGATCGTAGGCGTATGCGTCCACGTAGCCGGACAGCAGCAGGCGATGATCCAGCGGCAGCGTCGGCTGCAGTTGCCGCGCCAGCGCAAACACAATCGTGGTGCAGTTGCTGGTGAGCGTGTTGTAGAACGCCGGGGCGCGATTCAGGTCGTTGGCCATGCGCACATAGCCCATGAACATGCGGCGCAGACCGGCCTTGGGAATCGCCAGCCGATATAGATACATGTCCTCGCCACGCACGTTGGTGCGCACGCGCAAAATGTCGCGCTCGTCGGCGGCCACCAGGGTTTCTTCGAAGCTGCGGAAAAACCCGCCCAATGCCGAAAACGACTCGCCGCGTTCCTTGCGAATTTCCAGCGAGAACACCACGTGCGAGCCGTCGTCGAAACCGAACGACACCAGCGTGTGCGCAATGGCAGGCCCCATCCAGTACGACAGCGCCAGATCGGCGCTGACCAGACGATCCAGATCGTAGCGCCGGGTTTCCCAACGCGGCTGGTAGTCGGTTTCGCTCTGCCAATCGAAATTGCGCACGTTGCGCAGCGTCACGATGTTGCCGTGCACTTCGGGCTGCAGCCGCTGGGCGACATCGTCGGCCCAGTCGCGGTCCTGGCTGGGCTGCATCATCCACCACGACACCGCCAGCACCGCAAACGCCGCACTGAAGATGCCCACCAACGCCCAGTTCTCGCGGCCACGGCGCAGGCCCCACAATGCCGCCAGCGCCATCGCGCACCACGAGCCCACCCAGGCCGCGCGCACGAACGCATTGCCAGTGATCGCGAAGTAGATCGCAAGTCCACCCCATAGCGCGGCCAGCACCAGCGCCACGCGCAGCGCCCAGCGACCGAGGCGGGACCGCGTGGCCGGTGTCATCTGGTGCCGCCTTCCGGTACCTGCATGCCCAAGGCGTGCATCAGCAGATCGGCCGAGCGATGGGCAAGCCGTTTGCGTTCGGATTCGTCATTGCCACGCAGGCAACTGCCCAGCATGTCGATCACCAGCAGCAGCTGCTCGTCGTCGACATCGGCGCGGCACAGGCCGGCGTCGCGGGCACGATGCACAAACGGCAGGAAGATGCGCACCACACGCCGGTCGGCCGCTTCCACGGCCGGGTGTGCGCGTTCGATCGAACGCCAGAAATCCACCAGCGGTGCGGATTGGGCGATGTGCTCGGCCACGTCGTGCAGCAGCACGGCCAGCCCGTCCGGGCGCTCGCCCAGATCGGCGGCGAGCCGTTCCAGGCCGTCCAGGCCACGGGTCATCAACGCGGTCATCAGCGCGAGCCGATCGGGGAAATTCCGGTACAGCGTGGCGCGGCCAAGGCCGGCACGTTCCACCACCAGTTCCAGCGGGGCATTGACGCCGTGTTCGCTGAACACTTCGTCGGCGGCATCGAGTATCTGCCGGCGGCGCAGCGCGGCATCAGGGCGGGGAGTCGTCATGGCGGCATTATCGGACAGATTTGTCCGGTAACGCCAGAGTCCGCTTGACGAATCCGCACCCTCTCCGACCAACGGTCTGATCAGACGGTCTGACCAGGCCGCCGGATTCGACCGTCGGATCCGACGGCCGAGCCAGCAGACCGGATCAGCCGGTGTTCTGCACGCCTTGCGAGACGCCGTTGACGCAGGCGACCAGTGCGCGCAGCAGCTCGTCGTCTTCGCCATCGGTGGCACGCCAGCGTTGCAGCAGATCCACCTGCAACACGCTGATCGGGTCGATGTAGGGGTTGCGCAGGCGGATCGACAAGGCCAGTCGCGGGTCGTGCTGCAGCAGCGATTGCTGCCCCGTCAACGCCTTCACCCAGCCCTTGGTCAGCGCCAGTTCGTCGCGAATGCCCGGGAAGAACCGCTCGTGCAGGTCACCCGACAGCCGCGAAAACAGCTCGGCAATGTTGAGATCGCCCTTGGACAGCACCATCGCCACGTCGTCCAGAAAGGTGCGGAAGAACGGCCAGTCCTGCGCCATCTCGCGCAAGGTCTCTTCATGTCCCGCATCCACTGCCGCCTGCAGGCCACTACCCACGCCATACCAGCCCGGGATCACCGCACGCGCCTGGCTCCACGCGAACACCCATGGAATCGCGCGCAGATTGGACAACGCCGCGTCCTGGCCGAGCCTGCGCGACGGGCGCGAGCCCAGGGTCATGCGTTCGATCACGTCGATCGGCGTGGCGCGGCGGAAATACTGCATGAAATCCGGCGCGCCAACGAACGCGCGGTACGCGACAGTGCTTTGTTCTGCGACCAGATCCATCACCGGCCGCCAGCGATCCTCGCGCGGCTCGGGCGCACGCGGGCGCAGGCTGGAGAGCAGCACCGCGCCGGTCATCTGTTCCAGCGAGCGCAAGGCCAGCGCGCGAATGCCGTACTTGCGATGGATTACCTCGCCCTGTTCGGTGACACGCAGACGGCCATCGACACTACCGCGCGGTGCGGCATCCAGCGCGCGGCTGGTCTTGCCGCCGCCACGCGCGATCGAGCCGCCACGGCCGTGGAAGAACGTCAGTCGCACGCCCAGCTCGGCCGCGGCTTCAAGCAATTCCACCTGCGCGCGCTGCAGGCCCCAGCGCGAGGCAGTGATGCCACCGTCCTTACCGCTGTCCGAGTACCCCAGCATCACCATCTGGGTGTCGCCGCGCGCGGCCAGATGCTGGCGATAGACCGGGTCGGCGAGCAGATCCTGCACGGTGCCGGTGCCGCCGCGCAGATCGTCCACGGTTTCGAACAGCGGCACGATATCCAGCGGCACTGCGCCAGCGTCGTCGACCAGGCCGCCGCGTCGCGCCAGCGCGAGCACGGTGAGTACGTCGGCGCGGTTGTGCGCCATCGAGATGATGTAGCTGCCCAACGCATCGGCGCCGTGGCGGCTGCGCGCATCGGCGAGCGCGGCGAATACCGCATCCAGTCGTGCATTGCCTTCGTCGGCCACGCGCGGCAGCACCTGTTCGCCGGAGGCATACGGGCCGAGCAATGCGGCGCGCTGCTTGGCGTCCTGGTCGTCCCAATCAGCCTGGCCCAATGCGTCGGCTACCGCGCGCGCATGCACGCTCGATTCCTGGCGCACATCCAGACGGGCCAGATGAAAGCCGAACGTGCGCACGCGCCACAACAGGCGGCGCACCGCGAACCAACCGGCGTGCAGCCCCTTGTTGGCCTGCAGGCTGTCCAGGATCAGCTGCAGATCGTGTTCCAGCTCGGACGGTGCGGTGTAGGCGCCCTTGGCATCGTCCAGCGTGGCCTGCAGACGCGCGCGCATCAGATCGTTGAGCAGGCGATACGGCATGTCGCCATGGCGCGGACGCGAGCGTGCGGCGTCATCCGGCATCAACGCGCGGTAGCGCTCCAGTTGCTCGGTCAATGCCGCGCTCACCGCCACCAGCGTGGTCGACTGGCTGAGCAGGCTGGCCAGTTGCCACAGCTCGTTCTGGTAACGATCCAGCACCGCGCGTCGCTGCGCATCCAGCGTGCCGGCGATGGTGGTGGCATCCACATTGGGATTGCCGTCCATGTCGCCACCCACCCAGGTGCCGAAGCGCAACAGCCGCGGTAGGGTCGGCACGCTGCCGTAGGTTTCTTCGATGGCGTGTTCGAGGGTTTCGTACATCACCGGCACCACGCGATACAGCACCTGGGTGAGATAGAACCCCACATGCTCGCGCTCGTCTTCCACGGTGGGACGCACCGGCGAGGAATCGGCGGTCTGCCAGGAGGCGGTCAAAGCCATGCGGAAGCGCGCCGCATCGGTGGCGCGCTCGTTGGGCGTGCGCATGCCATCGAGGTTGTCGACCAGGCTGGCGACCATCAGCTGTTCTTTTTCCAGCAGCGCGCGCCGCACCGCTTCGGTGGGGTGCGCGGTGAACACCGGCTCCACGTCGATGCGCGGCAGCCACGCACTGAGTTCGTCCAGTGTCACGCCCTGCGCCTTGAGCCGGCGCAATGCATCGTGCAGGCCATCCGGCTGCGGGGTGTCGGTGCTGCTGCGCTGGTACTCGCGGCGGCGGCGGATGCGATGCACGCGCTCGGCGATGTTGACCACCTGGAAATAGGTGCTGAAGGCGCGCACCAACGACTCGGCTTCGCGCGGCTCGCGCCCGGTCAGTTGCTCGCTCAGCGTGGACGGCGGTGCATCGCCCTCGCGCCGCGCAATCGCCGTGGTGCGGACATGTTCGATCTCTTCGAGGAATTCCGCAGAGACCTGCTCGGCGAGCAGATCACCGACCAGTGCACCGAGCCGACGCACATCGTCGCGCAAGGCAAGATCGGGGGTAGCGAACACAAGACTGCTGCGGTACTCGTTCATCGGAAACGCACACCCTCTTCAAGCGCAAAGTCGTCGAAGACTAACCCAAAAGGATTAGATGGTTGCGACAGCCGCGACGGTTTCAACACGAACCATCGTGTGCCAGTGCCCCCTACCGATGGCTCTCGTAGGAGCGCGCTGGCGCGCGATGGGGCTTTCCCGGTAATGCCCCATCGCGGGCAAGCCCGCTCCTCCGCGGTGTGGCTGTCCTGGTCATGCCCGGTCGCGCCCAGGTGCGCTCCTACGGGTGATCGCGACAATCGTGTTGACGCCGCAGCGAATCTTCCCGGGACGCGCGGCGGCCGCATCCACCGTAGGAGCGCACCCGGGCGCGACGAAGCTTTATCGGTGATGCTTCATCGCGCGCGAGCGCGCTCCTACGGGTGCCAGCGCACTCTCGATCAACGCGTGCGCGTAGCGCCGGTCTCCTTCACCCACTGGCTCGCCGAGATTGGTCTTCAACCACTGCTCGCTCTCGGCCAGCATCTGCAGGATCGACTGCCGCGCACGGTAGGCATGCGACTCGTTGGGCAGCATCACCAGGCGCGCGTTGCCACCCAGGCCCTTGATCGCAGCGAACATGCGCTCGCTCTGGATCGGGAAAGTGCCGGTGTTGTTGTCGTCCTGGCCGTGGATCAGCAGCAACGGGTCCTTGATCTTGTCGGCGTAGTTGAACGGCGACATTGCCTGATACACCGATTGCGCCTGCCAGTAATTGCGTTCTTCAGCCTGAAAACCGAATGGCGTGAGCGTGCGGTTGTAGGCACCACTGCGCGCGATGCCGGCCTTGAACAACCGCGTATGCGCGAGCAGATTGGCGGTCATGAAGGCGCCGTACGAATGCCCACCGATGGCGATGTGCTCGCGGTCGGTGACACCGCGTCGCACCACTTCGTCCACGGCGGCCTGCGCATCGGCGATCAACTGCGGCACATAGGTATCGTTGGGCTCGGCATCGCCTTCGCCGACGATCGGCATGGTCGGGTTGTTGAGCACCACATAGCCGATCGCCAGAAACGCCTGCGGTCCCCAGTAGCTGATCGCATTGAAGCGGTACGGCGAATCGGTGACCTGGCTTGCGGTGTCGGCACTCTTGAACTCACCCGGGTAGGCCCACATCAGCAGCGGCCGCGGGCCATCGCGCTTGGGGTCGTATCCGGGCGGCAGCAGCAGCGTGGCGGTGAGGTCCACGCCATCGGCGCGTTTGTAACGGATCTGCTCCTTCTGCACGCCGCGCAACTGCGGCAAGGGATGCGCGAAATGCGTCAACGCACGCGGCGCAGGCGCTGCATCGCCCAGCGCCTGCACGAAATAGTTGGCCGGTTCTTCAGGCGATTCGCGGCTGAGCAGCAACTGCGTGCCTTGCGCATCCAGCAATGCCAGCGGCGCGGAATAGGTCGGTGCCTGCGAATGGAACAGGCGCGTGGCGCGTTTGCCCTGCAGATCGAAGCGGTCCACGAACGGGCGATCGCCTTCCGGCGAGGCGCCCTTGCCGAGCAGGAACAGGCTGTTGCCATCGGCACCGGTCTGCAGCAGCGCGCGGCCCTTGCCATCGGCCACCGTCGCCGGCGTGCCGGGGTCGTTGTAGCGGTCCTGCGAGGAACGGTCCCACAGCAGTTCGGGTGCGCGCTGCGGCTGATCCGGTGCGATGCGCCACCGTTTGGTGCGGCGGGTCTTCCACCAGCTCTCGCTGAGGATGGCCAGATCGCCCCGGCCCCACTGGATGCCGTCAAAACGGCTGCCCAACTGCGCCAGCGTCACCGGTGCACGCGCGAACGGCGCGGCCTGCATCAGCACCGCATCGCGGATCTTGCTGGCGCGTGCCGGGTCGCCGCCGTCCTGCGCCTCGGCCCAGACCAATGTGGCCGGTGCATCATGCCGCCAGCTGATGTCGCGCACGCCGGTGGGCACGGCGTCGTTGCCGGTCGGCAGGCCTTCCACCAGCGGCAGCTTGGCGATTTGCCGCACCAGCTTGCCCTGGAGGTCCAGCACCTCGATGCGACGCGCGAAATGGTCCGCCGGCACCACATACGAGAACGGCCGCTCGCTACGTTCGCTCAGGATGTAACGGCTATCCGGCGACACCGACAGGTTGAGGTAGATACCGGGCGCGGCGAGCGGGCGCACCTGCCCGCTTACGCTGACGATGATCGGCTGGCCGGTGGCGTAGTACTCGAATACGCGCGCATCGGCCTCGTTGCGCAGCAGGTCCTGATAGGTCGGCAGCGAGCGCACGCCGGCGGCAGCGCTGGTCTGCTGGGTCGCAGGACCGTCCGGCACCGCATCGCGCGTGGGCGGCGCGCCCTGCCCTGCCACTTGCTGCTGAACCAGCAGCCCGCTGCCATCGGGCAACCAGCCCAACTCGTCGTTGACGCTGGTGTTCAAGCCGGCCACCAGACGCCGCGCCTGCCCGGCCGCCACATCCACCAGCCACAGCTCGTTTGCACCGCTGGTCGCATCCTCGCGGCGGAACGCCAGGTAGCGTTGATCCGGCGACCAGCTCAACGTGGCCAGCGACAGTGGCGACGGCAACCCGGCGATCTGCCGCTCGCTGCCGTCGGCTACCGACAGCAGCCACAGCTTGGTGGCGAAGGCAAACCGGCTGGCCGCATGGGTCTTGGGATGGACGCGCAGACCAGCCAGCTTCAGCTCGGGCTGGGCCACTTCGGCGATATCCGGCAGCGCCGGCATTTGCAGCATCGCAGCTAGATCGCGTTTGGGCGAGATGTGCAGCAGCGGCGCGCGCGGGGCGTCCACCACCGCCTGCAGCGCCTTCGAGGGCAGTTGGTACCCGCTGGCAGCCGCAGTGGGCTGCGCAGCCGGCGTGCTGGCCGCCGATGCCAGCAGCGGCGCGCTCAGCGCCAACACGCCCGCCCACACCCACGTGTACTGCCGCCAGCCCTGCGCATTCTGCTTTGCCTGCATTGTCCGTCCCCGGTCTCGATCGACCCTGGACCATAGCAGCCGTTGGTCGGCGACTCCCCTGCCGTTGGTTGGGGGTCATGCAGTCCAATTCATGCCGGAGGGGGGTGCTGCCGATATAATCAACGCTCTCGTCGAGGGGCGCTGCGACCGGTATGGCGGACTGATCCGCCAACTGCACAAACCGTGCAGGCAATACGGCCAGGCTCGACAAGCATTCATCGTTCAACGGCGCCCCGAATTGCAGACATTGATCTGCTTACCGGAGCTATTGCATGAACGCTGTCACGAAAATCGCCCCACATACCGACTACAAGGTCGCCGACCTCTCCCTGGCCGATTGGGGCCGCAAGGAGCTGGACATCGCCGAGCACGAGATGCCGGGCCTGATGTCGATCCGCCGCAAGCATGCGCAGAGCAAGCCGCTGAAGGACGTACGCATCACCGGCTCGCTGCACATGACCATCCAGACCGCCGTGCTGATCGAAACGCTCAAGGACATCGGTGCCAACGTGCGCTGGGCCTCGTGCAACATCTTCTCCACCCAGGATCACGCTGCTGCCGCGATCGCGGTCACCGGCACCCCCGTGTTCGCCTGGAAGGGCGAGACGCTGGAAGAGTATTGGGACTGCACCCTGGACGCGCTGACCTTCACCCTGCCCGACGGCACCCAGACCGGCCCGGAGCTGGTGGTGGACGACGGCGGCGACGTCACCCTGCTGATCCACAAGGGCTATGAGCTCGAAAACGGCAGCACCTGGGTCGACGAGCCGGCGGCTTCGCACGAAGAAGGCGTGATCAAGGCGCTGCTCAAGCGCGTAGCCGTCGAGCGTCCGGGGTACTGGACCCGCGTGGTCAAGGACTGGAAGGGCGTCTCCGAAGAGACCACCACCGGCGTGCACCGCCTGTACCAGATCGCCGAAGCCGGCAAGCTGCTGATCCCGGCCATCAACGTCAACGACTCGGTCACCAAGAGCAAGTTCGACAACCTCTACGGCTGCCGCGAGTCGCTGGCCGATGGCCTGAAGCGCGCGATGGACGTGATGCTGGCCGGCAAGGTCGCCGTGGTCTGCGGTTACGGCGACGTCGGCAAGGGCAGTGCCGCCTCGCTGCGCGCTTATGGCGCCCGCGTCATCGTGACCGAGATCGACCCGATCTGCGCATTGCAAGCGTCGATGGAAGGCTTCGAGGTCAACACCATCGAATCCACACTGGGCCGCGGCGACATTTATGTCACCACCACCGGCAACAAGGACATCATCACCGTCGAGCACCTGCAGGCGATGAAGGACCAGGCCATCGTGTGCAACATCGGCCACTTCGACAACGAGATCCAGGTCGATGCGCTGAATGCACTCAAGGGCGTGGAGAAGATCAACATCAAGCCGCAGGTGGACAAGTACGTGTTCGCCAACGGCAACGCGATCTTCCTGCTGGCCGACGGCCGCCTGGTGAACCTGGGCTGCGCCACCGGCCACCCGAGCTTCGTGATGTCCAACTCGTTCGCCAACCAGACCCTGGCGCAGATCGACCTGTGGGAAAAGCGCGACAGCTACGAGAAGAAGGTCTACATCCTGCCCAAGCACCTGGACGAGGAAGTGGCCCGCCTGCACCTGGAAAAGATCGGCGTCAAGCTGACCACCCTGACCAAGGACCAGGCCGATTATCTCGGCGTGGATGTGGCGGGTCCGTACAAGCCGGATCATTACCGCTACTAAGTTTCAGCCGTGGGACGGAAGAAACCCTCCCTCCCACGGCACCTTGGAGAATCGCATTGCTGAGCAACAGTCAAGTCACC includes:
- the ahcY gene encoding adenosylhomocysteinase, which translates into the protein MNAVTKIAPHTDYKVADLSLADWGRKELDIAEHEMPGLMSIRRKHAQSKPLKDVRITGSLHMTIQTAVLIETLKDIGANVRWASCNIFSTQDHAAAAIAVTGTPVFAWKGETLEEYWDCTLDALTFTLPDGTQTGPELVVDDGGDVTLLIHKGYELENGSTWVDEPAASHEEGVIKALLKRVAVERPGYWTRVVKDWKGVSEETTTGVHRLYQIAEAGKLLIPAINVNDSVTKSKFDNLYGCRESLADGLKRAMDVMLAGKVAVVCGYGDVGKGSAASLRAYGARVIVTEIDPICALQASMEGFEVNTIESTLGRGDIYVTTTGNKDIITVEHLQAMKDQAIVCNIGHFDNEIQVDALNALKGVEKINIKPQVDKYVFANGNAIFLLADGRLVNLGCATGHPSFVMSNSFANQTLAQIDLWEKRDSYEKKVYILPKHLDEEVARLHLEKIGVKLTTLTKDQADYLGVDVAGPYKPDHYRY